The Platichthys flesus chromosome 18, fPlaFle2.1, whole genome shotgun sequence genome includes a window with the following:
- the tbx18 gene encoding T-box transcription factor TBX18, which translates to MAEKRRSPCALSVKAHAFSVEALIGAEKRRRTDGEDAVSPGYEDGTDVSDLTGSPLPRAERACTKEQGSEAECASDGSPESEDALLESPQPAAVCTAPVTATGDEARVDLQGSDLWKRFHEIGTEMIITKAGRRMFPAMRVKITGLDPHQQYYIAMDIIPVDNKRYRYVYHSSKWMVAGNADSPVPPRVYIHPDSPASGETWMRQVVSFDKLKLTNNELDDQGHIILHSMHKYQPRVHVIRKECGEELSPVRNVPAGEGTRTLSFPETVFTTVTAYQNQQITRLKIDRNPFAKGFRDSGRNRMGLEALVESYAFWRPSLRTLTFEDIPGMAKQGIPGAHGGVGATSHLLSASPCSSPFQVCPLSPPDYTCSRPTHPLHRFSSGPEPYPHPRGPSAYDSEGFCTLPLPASQLGYLSNHNPQGYAGLRLHSPPYSLYGYTFPPSPRLAASPDKMAAATANHQSPFLGSSPSGTLTDSLGMLSGGQQGFLFDSRTLGLAGTQPGGGASQVTAHMG; encoded by the exons ATGGCAGAGAAGCGGCGGTCCCCGTGCGCACTGAGCGTCAAGGCGCACGCCTTCTCCGTGGAAGCGCTAATCGGAGCGGAGAAGAGGCGCAGGACGGACGGAGAAGATGCTGTGTCCCCCGGCTACGAGGACGGGACCGATGTCTCTGATCTGACCGGGAGCCCGTTGCCGAGGGCTGAACGAGCGTGCACCAAGGAGCAGGGCAGCGAGGCCGAGTGTGCGAGTGACGGATCCC CGGAGAGCGAGGACGCGCTGCTGGAGAGCCCGCAGCCCGCCGCTGTGTGCACGGCGCCGGTCACAGCCACCGGAGACGAGGCCCGCGTGGACCTGCAGGGATCGGACCTGTGGAAACGGTTCCACGAGATTGGCACGGAGATGATCATCACCAAGGCTGGACG GCGGATGTTCCCCGCAATGCGCGTGAAGATCACGGGCTTGGACCCACACCAGCAGTATTACATAGCCATGGATATAATCCCCGTGGACAACAAACGATACAG GTATGTGTACCACAGCTCCAAGTGGATGGTAGCGGGGAATGCGGACTCCCCTGTGCCGCCCAGAGTGTACATTCACCCGGACTCCCCGGCCTCAGGAGAGACGTGGATGCGTCAGGTGGTCAGCTTCGACAAACTCAAACTGACCAACAATGAGCTTGATGACCAGGGACAC ATCATTCTACACTCCATGCACAAGTACCAGCCGCGGGTCCACGTGATCCGAAAAGAGTGTGGAGAGGAGCTCTCCCCAGTGAGAAACGTTCCTGCTGGGGAAGGCACTCGCACCCTCTCCTTCCCTGAGACTGTGTTCACCACAGTCACAGCATATCAGAATCAACAG ATAACAAGGCTGAAAATTGACAGAAACCCCTTTGCCAAAGGCTTCAGAGACTCTGGCAGAAACCG gatGGGTCTGGAGGCTTTGGTCGAGTCCTATGCCTTCTGGCGTCCTTCTCTGCGTACACTCACATTTGAAGACATCCCTGGCATGGCCAAGCAAG GAATCCCAGGAGCTCATGGAGGGGTCGGAGCAACATCTCACTTGCTCTCCGCGTCCCCATGCTCCTCACCTTTCCAAGTTTGCCCTCTCAGCCCACCTGACTACACCTGCAGTCGACCTACACACCCCCTCCATCGGTTCAGCAGCGGCCCCGAGCCATACCCCCATCCCAGAGGTCCATCGGCGTATGACAGTGAAGGATTCTGTACCCTGCCTCTTCCTGCTTCTCAACTTGGCTATCTATCCAACCACAACCCGCAGGGTTACGCTGGTCTTCGCCTCCATTCACCGCCCTACAGCCTGTACGGTTACACATTCCCTCCGTCACCGCGCCTCGCTGCCAGCCCTGATAAAATGGCTGCTGCAACTGCCAATCATCAGAGTCCCTTCCTTGGCTCGTCTCCTAGTGGGACTCTAACGGACAGTCTGGGTATGCTCAGTGGAGGACAGCAGGGTTTTTTGTTTGACTCTCGGACTTTAGGACTTGCAGGTACTCAACCAGGAGGTGGGGCCTCACAGGTCACTGCCCACATGGGTTGA